One stretch of Tachysurus fulvidraco isolate hzauxx_2018 chromosome 12, HZAU_PFXX_2.0, whole genome shotgun sequence DNA includes these proteins:
- the khk gene encoding ketohexokinase isoform X5 — protein sequence MEQKRILCVGLVCLDIINVVDTFPEEDTDTRCVSQRWQRGGNASNSCTVLSLLGAPCAFMGSLAAGPIADFILNDCKMYNIDVSLVTEHAQCSWPTSVIICNQTNGSRTILHMNSFIVGDFSRRGVDISAVAWQQCGETPCACCIVCQKSGSRTVVLYDTNLPDVHSDDFSKLDLSQFQWIHFEGRNADEQVKMIQQVKSYNATQEVKNRITVSVEIEKTHQSLYQLFSHGDVVFVSKDVAMHFGFQSASSALKGFYSRVKDGWHQRARSLHSAAQ from the exons atggaGCAGAAGAGGATCCTGTGTGTCGGTTTGGTGTGTTTGGACATCATTAACGTGGTGGACACATTTCCGGAAGAGGACACAGACACCAG ATGTGTGTCCCAGAGGTGGCAGCGAGGTGGGAACGCCTCAAACTCCTGCACAGTTCTGTCTCTGCTCGGTGCTCCATGTGCCTTCATGGGTTCTCTGGCTGCAGGACCAATCGCTGA CTTCATCCTGAATGATTGTAAAATGTACAACATTGATGTGTCTCTTGTTACTGAGCATGCTCAGTGCTCATGGCCCACCTCCGTCATCATCTGCAACCAGACCAATGGCTCACGGACCATCCTGCAcatgaacag CTTCATCGTGGGGGATTTTAGCCGCCGTGGTGTGGATATTTCTGCTGTAGCGTGGCAGCAGTGTGGCGAGACGCCATGTGCGTGTTGTATTGTTTGTCAAAAGTCGGGTTCTCGCACCGTGGTTCTCTACGACAC AAACCTCCCTGATGTTCATTCTGATGATTTCTCCAAGCTGGACCTCAGTCAGTTTCAGTGGATTCACTTTGAG ggtcgTAATGCTGATGAACAGGTGAAGATGATCCAGCAGGTGAAAAGCTACAATGCTACACAGGAGGTGAAGAACAGGATCACTGTCTCTGTGGAGATTGAGAAAACTCATCAGTCACTCTATCAGCTCTTCAGTCATGGAGACGTG gtgtttgTGAGTAAAGACGTAGCGATGCATTTCGGCTTTCAGTCTGCGTCCAGTGCACTGAAGGGGTTTTACAGCCGTGTGAAAGACGG atggcatCAGAGAGCTAGATCTCTACATTCAGCTGCACAGTAA
- the snap25b gene encoding synaptosomal-associated protein 25-B, producing MADDADMRNALTNLQERADQLGDESLESTRRMLQLVEESKDAGIRTLVMLDEQGEQLERIEEGMDQINKDMKEAEKNLTDLGNLCGLCPCPCNKLKERGQNWGNNQDGVVSSQPARVVDEREQMAISGGFIRRVTNDARENEMDENLEQVGSIIGNLRHMALDMGNEIDTQNRQIDRIMDMADSNKTRIDEANQRATKMLGSG from the exons ATGGCGGATGATGCAGACATGAGGAACGCGCTGACAAACCTGCAGGAGCGAGCGGACCAGCTGGGCGATGAA tcgTTAGAGAGTACTCGGCGCATGCTACAGCTGGTGGAGGAG AGTAAAGATGCTGGCATCAGGACCCTGGTTATGCTGGATGAACAGGGAG AACAACTGGAGCGTATTGAAGAAGGGATGGATCAGATCAACAAGGACATGAAGGAGGCAGAGAAGAACCTGACAGACCTGGGGAACCTCTGTGGActctgtccttgtccctgtAACAA actGAAAGAGCGAGGGCAGAATTGGGGAAATAATCAGGATGGTGTTGTCTCCAGTCAGCCTGCTCGTGTGGTAGATGAACGTGAGCAGATGGCCATCAGCGGTGGATTTATTCGCAG AGTGACAAATGATGCCCGTGAGAATGAGATGGACGAGAACCTGGAGCAGGTCGGGAGCATCATCGGGAACCTGCGTCACATGGCTCTGGATATGGGCAACGAGATCGACACTCAGAACCGGCAGATCGACAGGATCATGGACATG GCTGATTCCAACAAAACGAGGATTGACGAGGCCAACCAGCGCGCCACAAAAATGCTAGGAAGTGGCTAA
- the ankef1b gene encoding ankyrin repeat and EF-hand domain-containing protein 1: protein MSEGGGKETTTTIMTKTMRMQRNGVADGRLEVLQIYKLLQLVREGNKAQVEKMVCLGVPNLINLTEPSEGSGVLHLTSVSNNLDMAEFLLNLQAQPDVQDKRGRTPVILAAELGHDAMLNLLAKRHADMKLLDVEGRGVLFYCISPSQRHSRCLQVAIDSKADVNNVSTAGKPVFLLACEQAKECENICIRMLESGADPNATDRVTGRTALMEAARSGSVVLVRLLLQRGGNPNSGDKQQQNAAQLAAAGGFFQVLRVLSAYQADWSLVCVEGNSALHMSAAGGHTDCCRFLAQRGCNPKLRNRVGLVPRQLAKAHGHKAAMKELQKAERMFTKFTKPGVVNPNQLWALTLHDWSSEHEEVLRKAFQLGEESDTPVEKVSREKFAYVLQEHHAPVDQEHLEKIIADHNNKHDGMINIAEFFKGLQYLQKAFVLSSYEPKMKKKKKKGGKGGKGGTGNGKKGMSVVPLPICTLPPDIIDKRPDGGPQFMIESYQPFTDTKRFDRDHPPAHPVEDDSAWYVDQPQKIYININRCVRTEDFESLCLAFSQRLPVDIRDRFYKTPLMAACSSGSYDMAEFLITLGADVNACDQFKWTPLHHACHAGQQDIVELLVRHGAVVDAVALNGATPLMKAIESCRLSCVHQLITSNADVQATNHKGQSCLDVARVYGDERIIDLVTTKFQSHPKSRDSKKGKGGKVRSEPQKAAAPAGEAKPILPDVNEKRVNLKEYIITVNQNVTVTSNTHSTHFIPKTVWGTRLATSAQHVERKVNRRNRLSYEVDFSDFVMPFNKNLVRKLRGVGVAERVGVAEDE from the exons ATGTCTGAAGGAGGTGGAAAGGAGACGACAACGACGATAATGACGAAGACGATGAGGATGCAACGCAATGGAGTGGCTGATGGCCGCCTGGAGGTTCTGCAGATCTACAAGCTCCTGCAGTTAGTGCGAGAGGGAAATAAAGCTCAGGTGGAGAAGatggtgtgtctgggtgtgcCGAACCTGATCAATCTGACAGAACCCAGTGAGGGAAGCGGCGTCCTTCACCTGACCTCTGTCTCCAACAACCTGGACATGGCTGAGTTCCTCCTGAATCTGCAAGCTCAGCCTGATGTCCAGGATAAGAGAGGACGCACTCCGGTGATACTCGCCGCAGAACTCGGCCATGACGCAATGCTGAATCTCCTGGCAAAGCGCCATGCTGACATGAAGCTGCTGGATGTGGAGGGGAGGG GAGTGCTATTTTATTGCATCTCTCCATCCCAGAGGCACTCACGCTGCCTGCAGGTGGCGATCGACAGCAAAGCCGACGTCAACAACGTGTCCACGGCGGGGAAGCCGGTGTTCCTTCTCGCCTGTGAACAAGCCAAGGAGTGTGAGAACATCTGCATCAGGATGTTAGAGAGTGGAGCCGATCCTAACGCCACAGATCGG gtgACAGGACGAACAGCTCTGATGGAGGCAGCGAGGAGCGGCTCAGTGGTGTTAGTCAGACTCCTCCTGCAGAGAGGAGGAAACCCTAACAGTGGAGATAAACAGCAGCAGAACGCAGCACAGCTCGCAGCAGCAGGAGGATTCTTCCAG GTGTTGCGTGTGCTGTCAGCGTATCAGGCTGATTggagtttggtgtgtgtggagggaaACTCGGCTCTGCACATGTCAGCAGCTGGAGGTCACACTGACTGCTGCAGGTTTCTGGCacagagag GATGCAATCCGAAGCTGAGAAACAGAGTTGGTTTGGTTCCACGTCAGCTTGCTAAAGCACACGGCCACAAGGCAGCGATGAAGGAGCTGCAGAAGGCAGAGAGAATGTTTACAAAGTTCACTAAACCTGGTGTGGTTAATCCCAACCAGCTCTGGGCTCTCACACTGCACGACTGGTCAAGTGAACATGAAGAAGTGCTTAGGAAAGCCTTCCAGCTCGGGGAGGAGAGCGACACTCCTGTGGAGAAAGTCTCGAGGGAGAAGTTTGCGTATGTCCTGCAGGAACATCATGCACCTGTGGATCAGGAACATCTGGAGAAGATCATTGCAGACCACAACAACAAGCATGATGGCATGATTAACATTGCTGAATTCTTCAAGGGACTGCAGTATCTTCAGAAAGCGTTTGTGTTGTCGTCCTACGAGCccaagatgaagaagaagaagaagaaaggcgGGAAAGGTGGAAAGGGTGGGACAGGGAATGGGAAAAAAGGGATGTCTGTGGTTCCCCTGCCCATCTGCACCCTTCCACCTGACATTATAGACAAAAGACCAGATGGTGGGCCGCAGTTCATGATTGAGAGTTATCAGCCGTTCACCGATACGAAGCGGTTCGACCGTGACCATCCGCCTGCTCACCCCGTGGAGGACGACTCGGCCTGGTATGTCGACCAGCCGCAAAAGATCTACATCAACATCAACCGCTGCGTCCGGACCGAAGACTTTGAGTCTCTGTGTTTAGCGTTCAGTCAGCGTCTCCCTGTGGACATCAGAGACCGCTTCTACAAAACACCACTCATGGCAGCATGCAGCAGCGGGAGCTACGACATGGCTGAGTTCCTCATAACACTTGG ggcagATGTGAATGCGTGTGATCAGTTTAAATGGACTCCTCTCCATCATGCATGTCACGCTGGACAGCAGGATATTGTGGAGCTGTTAGTGAGACACGGAGCAGTGGTGGATGCTGTGGCATTAAATGGAGCCACGCCCCTGATGAAGGCCATCGAGAGCTGCAGACTGTCCTGTGTGCATCAACTCATCACATCCAACGCTGATGTACAGGCCACCAACCACAAGG GACAGAGCTGCCTGGACGTCGCCCGCGTGTACGGAGATGAGAGAATCATCGATTTAGTCACAACTAAGTTCCAAAGCCATCCAAAGAGCAGAGACAGTAAAAAAGGGAAAGGAGGCAAAGTGAGATCAGAACCTCAGAAAGCAGCAGCTCCTGCAGGAGAG gcgaAACCTATTCTACCAGACGTGAATGAGAAAAGAGTGAATCTGAAGGAATACATCATAACCGTGAACCAGAACGTCACCGTCAcgtccaacacacacagcactcacttTATACCTAAAACT gtgtggggAACAAGGTTAGCTACATCAGCTCAGCATGTGGAGCGGAAAGTTAACAGGAGGAATCGTCTTTCATATGAAGTGGACTTCAGTGACTTTGTGATGccatttaataaaaacctggtGAGGAAGCTGAGAGGAGTGGGCGTGGCCGAGAGGGTGGGCGTGGCCGAGGATGagtag